A single region of the Terriglobales bacterium genome encodes:
- a CDS encoding outer membrane lipoprotein-sorting protein, translating to MKTSRRYVCLMVSGWVALASLQSAFAAASDPAQDVETIVSRMERAEIASRSQQPYTLTRSYQFFDNNSQTPTSQVVAKVEFQPPGTKNFAIQKAQGSGQGEKIVRQVLEHERAAAQDEGSQEISRRNYDFKFLRTEQLQGSSCYVLQLIPKRQEKNMIRGQAWVDATTYLIRRIDGELAKNPSWWVKDVHVTLEFGSLAGLWLQTAMQAIAYVRIFGERTLQAQSLDCTPAANLQTTASRAPKPVDGLATQIASPHYANNSIPLSAIRLTSHKN from the coding sequence ATGAAGACATCACGTCGCTACGTATGTCTGATGGTTTCCGGCTGGGTGGCATTGGCTTCTCTACAGAGTGCCTTTGCAGCCGCAAGTGACCCGGCGCAGGACGTGGAAACGATCGTCTCCCGCATGGAGCGGGCGGAAATTGCCAGCCGGTCCCAACAACCTTATACGCTCACAAGGAGTTACCAATTCTTCGATAACAACTCCCAAACTCCCACCTCCCAGGTTGTCGCTAAAGTAGAGTTCCAGCCGCCGGGCACCAAGAATTTTGCCATTCAGAAAGCCCAAGGCAGCGGGCAGGGAGAAAAAATTGTGCGCCAGGTACTGGAGCACGAAAGAGCTGCCGCCCAGGATGAAGGTTCCCAGGAAATCTCGCGCAGGAATTACGATTTTAAGTTCCTGCGCACCGAGCAGCTTCAGGGAAGCTCATGCTACGTCTTGCAGCTCATCCCCAAACGGCAGGAGAAAAATATGATCCGGGGCCAAGCCTGGGTGGATGCTACGACCTACCTGATACGGCGTATTGATGGCGAGCTGGCCAAGAACCCCTCGTGGTGGGTCAAAGATGTGCACGTCACCCTGGAATTCGGCAGCCTGGCCGGCCTGTGGCTGCAAACCGCCATGCAGGCGATTGCCTACGTGCGCATCTTCGGCGAGCGCACCCTGCAGGCGCAAAGCCTGGATTGCACTCCGGCGGCCAACCTTCAGACCACTGCTTCGCGCGCGCCCAAGCCGGTTGACGGGTTGGCAACACAAATAGCATCACCCCATTACGCAAACAACTCAATCCCTCTATCCGCCATCCGCCTGACAAGTCACAAAAATTGA
- the glyA gene encoding serine hydroxymethyltransferase: MKSNWMSQPLSETDPQIAAALDDEARRQHEGLELIASENFVSEAVLEAMGSVFTNKYAEGYPGKRYYGGCEFADIVENLARDRAKQLFGAEHANVQPHAGSQANMAAMYAVLQPGDTILGLNLAHGGHLTHGHHLNFSGKTYKVIPYGVTRDTETIDYNDLEQIAERERPKLIIGGGSAYARIIDFARMRQIADKVGALYLVDMAHFAGLVAGGVHPSPVPHAHIVTSTTHKTLRGPRAGMILSKADYAVAIDKMVFPGIQGGPLVHIIAAKAVCFQEAMQPAFKDYARQTVANAKVLAEKLAKEGFRIISGGTDTHLMLVDVFSKGMLGSEAEKALGEAGITVNKNAIPFDVNPPLKPSGIRLGTPALTTRGMKEDQMRQVGHWIAEALNQRTDSAALLRIRKQVVEFCDGFPLYPERRARALAGVR; encoded by the coding sequence ATGAAGTCCAACTGGATGTCGCAACCGCTCTCTGAAACCGATCCGCAAATTGCCGCTGCTCTTGACGATGAAGCCCGCCGCCAGCACGAAGGCCTGGAGCTGATTGCCTCGGAAAACTTTGTCAGCGAGGCCGTGCTCGAAGCCATGGGCTCGGTGTTCACCAATAAGTATGCGGAGGGTTATCCCGGCAAGCGCTACTACGGGGGATGTGAATTTGCCGACATCGTCGAGAACCTGGCGCGCGACCGCGCCAAGCAACTCTTCGGCGCCGAGCACGCCAACGTGCAGCCCCATGCCGGCTCGCAGGCGAACATGGCCGCCATGTATGCGGTGCTGCAGCCAGGCGACACCATTTTGGGATTGAATCTTGCCCACGGCGGCCACCTGACGCACGGACATCATCTGAATTTTTCGGGCAAGACTTACAAAGTCATTCCCTACGGAGTCACGCGCGATACCGAGACTATTGATTACAACGACCTGGAACAGATTGCCGAGCGGGAGCGGCCAAAGCTGATCATCGGCGGAGGCAGCGCCTATGCGCGCATCATTGATTTTGCCCGTATGCGGCAGATTGCCGATAAAGTCGGCGCACTCTATTTAGTAGACATGGCGCATTTTGCCGGTCTGGTGGCAGGCGGGGTGCATCCTAGTCCAGTGCCGCATGCGCACATCGTGACTTCGACCACCCACAAGACTTTACGCGGCCCGCGTGCCGGGATGATCCTGAGCAAAGCTGACTATGCCGTCGCCATAGACAAAATGGTCTTCCCCGGAATCCAGGGCGGACCGCTGGTGCACATCATCGCAGCTAAAGCAGTTTGCTTCCAGGAAGCCATGCAGCCCGCCTTCAAAGACTATGCTCGGCAAACAGTTGCCAATGCCAAAGTTCTGGCGGAGAAGCTGGCTAAAGAAGGCTTCCGCATCATCTCTGGCGGCACGGATACGCACCTGATGCTGGTGGACGTGTTCTCCAAAGGCATGCTGGGCAGCGAGGCCGAAAAAGCTCTGGGCGAGGCCGGCATTACGGTTAACAAAAATGCAATTCCCTTTGACGTTAATCCCCCGCTGAAGCCCAGCGGCATCCGCCTGGGCACGCCGGCGCTTACCACTCGCGGCATGAAAGAAGACCAGATGCGGCAGGTGGGACACTGGATCGCAGAAGCCCTTAACCAGCGCACCGATTCTGCCGCGCTCCTCCGCATTCGTAAGCAGGTCGTGGAATTTTGCGATGGATTCCCGCTTTATCCGGAACGGCGGGCACGGGCTCTGGCAGGCGTGCGCTAG